One window of Aggregicoccus sp. 17bor-14 genomic DNA carries:
- a CDS encoding tetratricopeptide repeat protein, giving the protein MDKNKIIEAAAKLVAKGAYDKAIKEYQKVLESDPRDVRVLQKMGELFQKKNDNVQAATYFTKVAESYASDGFFLKAVALYKQVQKLNPTLLEVNLKLAELHQQLGLMSEATAYFQIVANAYDKEGNTRASLDTLKRMVDLDPDNVTSRIKLGELYAREDMPKEALPEFKRAAEYLKRHSRTDDYLRVAERISALEPDNLPIAKELATSYLAKGDQKRALAKLQICFKADGKDVETLNLLAQAFQGLGQTSKTVSVYKELVKVLEERGRQGEADGVWSRIEVLDPSDPDLAERRGPSAAAVDPEPAPAAAAAPARAAAPAPAAPSRAAPAAPAPAAAPAPAAAALPREQFAKVLTETDVYVKYGLHDKALEHLRKIFALDPENLDAHEKAHAIYVASGSDAQAAEQLLNVLRLCTRRSDVARAQPYLATLMQEQPDHPELPAFLAVLQGGADGELAEPVVTEDEASGSYDGSDDDAILVDSNDDEVIVSPAPADALAQPEGDELALATVSGADADEIVDDDVEPVVTGEYTPLDDGDAEPVAYALADDGDDEPLATSGDDEPLGFVAQDASADEAIVDEDVVDDAVVDDAVVIDPGGFGDAEQDFGDVAAAAAPDEDVEATRAFTLTPELLQRAQPTQRLPTVPPAPARAAPPAPAAPTRAAAPAPAAPARPAAPAPAARAEAPRPASAPARRSSEPSLEAAALQAAAQRQPAPAPARSAPPVASAAPPEPEGEEPAAEECDEASFFLDQGLLEEAREILETVQIAFPGHARAAELMERLEALEAGGAPAPSEPVPAAAVAVPSVQPVGEEPRDAFDLAAELASEVDTLGGADAAPEPAAEDFQYSVEEVFAEFKKGLEKVVKPEDVDTHYDLGIAYKEMGLVDDAIGEFTVARQGCVGTKREVECLTMVGMLQVMQGDAAAAVSTFKEALASEHAAGEATKALGFELAMAQEAAGSPGKALYHYRRVAALDPRYRDVGAQVARLAASVQAEDDALPGARGAGAAVAAASNAAPKTRKVGYV; this is encoded by the coding sequence ATGGACAAGAACAAGATCATCGAAGCCGCCGCGAAGCTGGTGGCCAAGGGCGCTTACGACAAGGCCATCAAGGAATACCAGAAGGTCCTCGAGTCGGACCCGCGGGACGTGCGCGTCCTCCAGAAGATGGGGGAGCTGTTCCAGAAGAAGAACGACAACGTGCAGGCCGCCACCTACTTCACCAAGGTGGCCGAGAGCTACGCGTCCGACGGCTTCTTCCTCAAGGCGGTGGCGCTCTACAAGCAGGTGCAGAAGCTCAACCCCACGCTGCTCGAGGTGAACCTCAAGCTCGCGGAGCTGCACCAGCAGCTGGGCCTCATGTCCGAGGCGACGGCGTACTTCCAGATCGTCGCCAACGCGTACGACAAGGAGGGCAACACCCGCGCGAGCCTCGACACGCTCAAGCGGATGGTGGACCTCGATCCGGACAACGTCACCAGCCGCATCAAGCTCGGTGAGCTGTACGCGCGCGAGGACATGCCCAAGGAGGCGCTGCCGGAGTTCAAGCGCGCCGCCGAGTACCTCAAGCGCCACAGCCGCACGGACGACTACCTGCGCGTGGCCGAGCGCATCAGCGCGCTCGAGCCGGACAACCTGCCGATCGCCAAGGAGCTCGCCACGAGCTACCTGGCGAAGGGGGACCAGAAGCGCGCGCTCGCCAAGCTGCAGATCTGCTTCAAGGCGGACGGCAAGGACGTGGAGACGCTGAACCTGCTCGCGCAGGCGTTCCAGGGCCTGGGCCAGACCTCCAAGACGGTGAGCGTCTACAAGGAGCTGGTGAAGGTGCTCGAGGAGCGCGGGCGCCAGGGCGAGGCGGACGGCGTCTGGTCGCGCATCGAGGTGCTGGACCCCTCGGACCCGGACCTCGCCGAGCGCCGCGGGCCCTCCGCCGCGGCCGTGGACCCCGAGCCCGCGCCGGCCGCTGCCGCGGCTCCCGCGCGCGCCGCGGCACCCGCCCCGGCCGCTCCCTCGCGCGCGGCCCCTGCGGCGCCCGCGCCCGCGGCGGCGCCTGCGCCCGCGGCGGCTGCGCTGCCGCGCGAGCAGTTCGCCAAGGTGCTCACGGAGACGGACGTCTACGTGAAGTACGGACTGCACGACAAGGCGCTCGAGCACCTGCGCAAGATCTTCGCGCTGGACCCCGAGAACCTCGACGCGCACGAGAAGGCGCACGCCATCTACGTGGCCTCGGGCAGCGACGCGCAGGCGGCCGAGCAGCTGCTCAACGTGCTGCGCCTGTGCACGCGCCGCTCGGACGTGGCGCGCGCGCAGCCCTACCTCGCCACGCTGATGCAGGAGCAGCCGGACCACCCCGAGCTGCCCGCCTTCCTCGCGGTGCTGCAGGGCGGCGCGGACGGGGAGCTCGCCGAGCCGGTGGTGACCGAGGACGAGGCCTCCGGCTCCTACGACGGCTCGGACGACGACGCCATCCTCGTGGACTCGAACGACGACGAGGTCATCGTCTCGCCCGCGCCCGCGGACGCGCTCGCGCAGCCGGAGGGAGACGAGCTCGCGCTCGCCACCGTGAGCGGTGCGGACGCGGACGAGATCGTGGACGACGACGTCGAGCCCGTGGTCACCGGCGAGTACACGCCGCTGGACGACGGGGACGCGGAGCCGGTCGCGTACGCGCTCGCGGACGACGGCGACGACGAGCCGCTGGCCACCAGCGGGGACGACGAGCCGCTGGGGTTCGTGGCGCAGGACGCCTCGGCCGACGAGGCCATCGTCGACGAGGACGTGGTCGACGACGCGGTGGTCGACGACGCGGTGGTCATCGACCCCGGCGGCTTCGGGGACGCGGAGCAGGACTTCGGCGACGTGGCGGCCGCGGCGGCCCCGGACGAGGACGTGGAGGCCACGCGCGCCTTCACGCTCACGCCGGAGCTGCTGCAGCGCGCCCAGCCCACGCAGCGCCTGCCCACGGTGCCACCGGCGCCCGCGCGCGCAGCACCCCCTGCGCCCGCTGCACCGACCCGCGCCGCGGCGCCCGCGCCTGCTGCCCCCGCGCGCCCGGCGGCGCCTGCTCCTGCGGCGCGCGCCGAGGCCCCGCGCCCCGCCAGTGCGCCTGCGCGCCGCAGCAGCGAGCCCTCGCTCGAGGCCGCCGCGCTGCAGGCTGCGGCGCAGCGGCAGCCTGCGCCCGCGCCCGCGCGCTCCGCTCCGCCGGTCGCGAGCGCGGCGCCCCCCGAGCCCGAGGGCGAGGAGCCGGCGGCGGAGGAGTGCGACGAGGCGTCCTTCTTCCTCGACCAGGGGCTGCTCGAGGAGGCGCGCGAGATCCTCGAGACGGTGCAGATCGCCTTCCCGGGCCACGCGCGCGCCGCCGAGCTGATGGAGCGCCTGGAGGCGCTCGAGGCGGGTGGGGCGCCTGCGCCGAGCGAGCCGGTGCCCGCCGCGGCCGTGGCCGTGCCCTCGGTGCAGCCGGTGGGCGAGGAGCCGCGCGACGCCTTCGACCTCGCGGCGGAGCTGGCCAGCGAGGTGGACACGCTGGGCGGCGCGGACGCCGCGCCCGAGCCCGCCGCGGAGGACTTCCAGTACTCGGTGGAGGAGGTGTTCGCCGAGTTCAAGAAGGGCCTCGAGAAGGTGGTGAAGCCCGAGGACGTGGACACGCACTACGACCTGGGCATCGCCTACAAGGAGATGGGCCTCGTGGACGACGCCATCGGCGAGTTCACCGTCGCGCGCCAGGGCTGCGTGGGCACCAAGCGCGAGGTGGAGTGCCTCACCATGGTGGGCATGCTCCAGGTGATGCAGGGCGACGCCGCGGCTGCGGTGAGCACCTTCAAGGAGGCGCTCGCGAGCGAGCACGCCGCGGGCGAGGCCACCAAGGCGCTGGGCTTCGAGCTGGCGATGGCGCAGGAGGCCGCCGGCAGCCCCGGCAAGGCGCTCTACCACTACCGCCGCGTGGCCGCGCTGGACCCGCGCTACCGCGACGTGGGCGCGCAGGTGGCGCGGCTCGCGGCGAGCGTGCAGGCCGAGGACGACGCGCTGCCCGGCGCGCGGGGCGCGGGCGCGGCGGTGGCCGCCGCCTCGAATGCGGCACCCAAGACCCGGAAGGTCGGCTACGTGTAG
- a CDS encoding ExeA family protein translates to MTYLDYFELTQEPFSNAPVSRFYYNSTQHSQALTRLMHAVSYMKGLSILVGDIGAGKTTLARRMLDSLPESEYEAALLVIIHSGITANWLLRRIALQLGVESPAQEKLALLSQLYQRLLQIYESGKKAVVLIDEAQMLETREIMEEFRGLLNLEVPERKLISFVFFGLPDIEKNLKLDPPLAQRVALRYKLEPFTAESTEAYVKHRLRLAGCPRLPFTPEALLAVHEHSGGTPRVINTLCDNALFEAFLSREETINEQLVHRIGQNLGLQRGAAGAEGAAALAATGTSGAGAASAPARSATGGKLDLAEIDRYLEGLGKL, encoded by the coding sequence ATGACCTATCTCGACTACTTCGAGCTCACCCAGGAGCCGTTCTCGAACGCGCCGGTGAGCCGCTTCTATTACAACTCCACGCAGCACTCGCAGGCGCTCACCCGGCTGATGCACGCCGTGAGCTACATGAAGGGCCTGTCCATCCTGGTGGGGGACATCGGGGCGGGCAAGACCACGCTCGCGCGCCGCATGCTCGACTCGCTCCCGGAGAGCGAGTACGAGGCCGCGCTGCTGGTCATCATCCACTCGGGCATCACCGCGAACTGGCTGCTGCGCCGCATCGCGCTGCAGCTGGGCGTGGAGAGCCCCGCGCAGGAGAAGCTCGCGCTGCTCAGCCAGCTCTACCAGCGCCTGCTGCAGATCTACGAGTCCGGCAAGAAGGCCGTGGTCCTCATCGACGAGGCCCAGATGCTCGAGACGCGGGAGATCATGGAGGAGTTCCGGGGGCTGCTGAACCTGGAGGTCCCCGAGCGCAAGCTCATCTCCTTCGTGTTCTTCGGGCTCCCGGACATCGAGAAGAACCTCAAGCTGGACCCGCCGCTCGCCCAGCGCGTGGCGCTGCGCTACAAGCTCGAGCCCTTCACCGCCGAGTCCACCGAGGCCTACGTGAAGCACCGGCTGCGGCTCGCCGGCTGCCCGCGCCTGCCCTTCACGCCCGAGGCGCTGCTCGCGGTGCACGAGCACTCGGGCGGCACCCCGCGCGTCATCAACACGCTGTGCGACAACGCGCTCTTCGAGGCCTTCCTCTCCCGCGAGGAGACCATCAACGAGCAGCTGGTGCACCGCATCGGACAGAACCTGGGCCTGCAGCGCGGCGCGGCCGGGGCGGAAGGCGCGGCGGCGCTCGCGGCGACCGGGACCTCCGGGGCGGGGGCAGCGTCCGCTCCCGCACGCTCGGCCACGGGCGGCAAGCTCGACCTGGCCGAGATCGACCGCTACCTCGAGGGGCTGGGTAAGCTGTAG
- a CDS encoding translocation/assembly module TamB domain-containing protein — protein sequence MTPTHRNGARKALLLVLLLLAASVALLRRPETWDAACTLARRELPGLTGLEVGIGRCELDPLAQTLRLRGLSLFVPGTDTPLFAADLAEVQLGFVSPFSGRLPVSRVRVDRPRVSLDLAQARTAPAAATGAPAAPTCPLQQLERLRVGRLDIRDAELRVALPKGRRVEVGGVDLDWRERWGAAEFDLEAREGRVRLGEAQGPELQGPEQQGPEELVLGRLVLSGLLDPDEALLEVDRGELAVEDVTLSLSGKVEELCSPVLDLDVQAFVPLRTVARIAALPRPAEGHVWARVGLKGRPEHLSASADVSTSGLAYGAYAPGSLTARLSYGGELLRVEELVVPAGAGKATVRGELRLTPGLPTQATLEAEGASLARVLEKAGLPGAWVDFPATGTARVAGTLLPRPQLHGDLDLRTGPFRLATRPFDQPSRKGLELLHFERGHVRAQLNIGPDQVRFGALSVETAKSRVQGEATLYYEPSRGLDVRGKGELDLADFGMIAELPWSGRGGAEFEVTGPYSDVRVGAALSLRDFVFWGFGLGVVQGRLSYADGTLAFPHVSGQKGRTPYTGGGALTFGPTLHTRGRIEVQHGRTEDLVDLVAGLSPSLALMQGTLGGTVSGKVAVEGPADHFGGGIELALQDTTYYGRRMGNGTARLRFVDGKALAMERTVLEGPLGRTWAEGTFTFLGGGLDYRYGGEKLSLPELVGPEQAARLGIEGTLALEGEVGGNADLPTASGRLSAPNIRFAQRDLGPLSLEGRMVGKDFQLWGKPARDANGFVRVKLREPFPYDASLTLTLPEIRPLLPAVAAAQGLSGSVSGVISAQGNFRDPADAQVGATFERLRLSRGDFAGENDGPVVLTFSRGRLDLQAFTFRGPNTELAAAGWVGPERLDLSMRGAMDVRLLESFVPGLERTGGTLELNAVASGPLQSPTLMGSAELRDAKLALRDQALSVRGLNGRLEFTEHRVLLEDLQGQLNEGRVAVRGDVRLERFEPQQLELGLQLTDVAFRPTEDLPLTASGELLLSGKPDALLLTGDLEVVRLRYQKGLELDALLQGLGRRSVLSASSVERPREYLTLDVKVHLGDVRVDNNLARAKLLGDLRLTGTNTRLGLLGTLEAAEGSRAFFRNNEFAITQGVLEFKDRYAIDPVFDLHATTQVRDHLVKLHGFGRIASPQVLLASEPDLPEGDILSLLTLGVMSRDKEATAATGASLAAEALFNVSGLDRQVQRFLPKNPLLRDLSFQISTAYNASSSQVEPTAQLESKFLTEQLKLTMQQPVSGRGTRARAEYRFDNRLSTQAQWDNEHSDAAFGNLGLELKLSWQVE from the coding sequence GTGACGCCCACGCACCGGAACGGCGCTCGCAAGGCGCTCCTGCTCGTCCTGCTGCTGCTCGCGGCGAGCGTGGCGCTGCTGCGCCGCCCGGAGACGTGGGACGCCGCGTGCACGCTCGCGCGCCGCGAGCTGCCCGGCCTCACCGGGCTCGAGGTGGGCATCGGCCGCTGCGAGCTGGACCCGCTCGCGCAGACGCTGCGCCTGCGCGGCCTCTCGCTGTTCGTCCCGGGCACGGACACGCCGCTCTTCGCGGCGGACCTCGCCGAGGTGCAGCTGGGCTTCGTCTCGCCCTTCTCGGGGCGGCTGCCGGTGAGCCGGGTGCGCGTGGACCGGCCGCGCGTGAGCCTGGACCTCGCCCAGGCGCGCACCGCGCCCGCCGCGGCGACGGGCGCTCCCGCTGCGCCCACCTGCCCGCTGCAGCAGCTCGAGCGGCTGCGCGTGGGCCGGCTGGACATCCGCGACGCCGAGCTGCGCGTGGCGCTGCCGAAGGGGCGGCGCGTGGAGGTGGGCGGGGTGGACCTGGACTGGCGCGAGCGCTGGGGCGCCGCCGAGTTCGACCTCGAGGCGCGCGAGGGCCGGGTGCGGCTGGGCGAGGCGCAGGGGCCCGAGCTGCAGGGCCCCGAGCAGCAGGGCCCGGAGGAGCTCGTGCTGGGCCGCCTCGTGCTCTCGGGGCTGCTGGACCCGGACGAGGCGCTGCTCGAGGTGGACCGCGGCGAGCTGGCGGTGGAGGACGTGACGCTCTCGCTCAGCGGCAAGGTGGAGGAGCTGTGCAGCCCGGTGCTGGACCTGGACGTGCAGGCCTTCGTGCCGCTGCGCACCGTGGCGCGCATCGCCGCGCTGCCTCGCCCCGCCGAGGGGCACGTCTGGGCGCGCGTGGGGCTCAAGGGCCGCCCCGAGCACCTGAGCGCGAGTGCGGACGTGTCCACGAGCGGGCTCGCGTACGGCGCCTACGCGCCCGGCAGCCTCACCGCGCGCCTCTCCTACGGGGGAGAGCTGCTGCGCGTGGAGGAGCTGGTGGTGCCCGCGGGCGCGGGCAAGGCCACCGTGCGCGGCGAGCTGCGGCTCACGCCGGGCCTGCCCACGCAGGCCACGCTGGAGGCAGAGGGCGCGAGCCTCGCGCGGGTGCTGGAGAAGGCGGGGCTGCCGGGCGCGTGGGTGGACTTCCCCGCCACCGGCACCGCGCGCGTGGCCGGCACGCTGCTGCCGCGCCCGCAGCTGCACGGCGACCTGGACCTGCGCACCGGGCCCTTCCGGCTCGCCACGCGCCCCTTCGACCAGCCCTCGCGCAAGGGGCTCGAGCTGCTGCACTTCGAGCGCGGGCACGTGCGCGCGCAGCTCAACATTGGCCCGGACCAGGTGCGCTTCGGGGCCTTGAGCGTGGAGACGGCGAAGAGCCGCGTGCAGGGCGAGGCCACGCTCTACTACGAGCCCAGCCGCGGCCTGGACGTGCGCGGCAAGGGCGAGCTGGACCTCGCGGACTTCGGGATGATCGCCGAGCTGCCCTGGAGCGGGCGCGGCGGCGCGGAGTTCGAGGTGACCGGCCCCTACAGCGACGTGCGGGTGGGCGCGGCGCTGTCCCTGCGCGACTTCGTCTTCTGGGGCTTCGGGCTGGGCGTGGTGCAGGGAAGGCTCTCGTACGCGGACGGCACGCTCGCCTTCCCGCACGTGAGCGGCCAGAAGGGGCGCACCCCGTACACGGGGGGCGGCGCGCTCACCTTCGGCCCCACGCTGCACACGCGCGGGCGCATCGAAGTGCAGCACGGGCGCACCGAGGACCTGGTGGACCTGGTGGCGGGACTCAGCCCCTCGCTCGCGCTGATGCAGGGCACGCTGGGCGGCACGGTCTCCGGCAAGGTGGCGGTGGAGGGGCCCGCGGACCACTTCGGCGGCGGCATCGAGCTCGCGCTGCAGGACACCACCTACTACGGCCGGCGCATGGGCAACGGCACCGCGCGCCTGCGCTTCGTGGACGGCAAGGCGCTCGCCATGGAGCGCACCGTGCTCGAGGGGCCGCTGGGGCGCACCTGGGCGGAGGGCACCTTCACCTTCCTCGGCGGGGGGCTCGACTACCGCTACGGCGGCGAGAAGCTCTCCCTGCCCGAGCTGGTGGGGCCCGAGCAGGCGGCGCGCCTGGGCATCGAGGGCACGCTCGCGCTGGAGGGGGAGGTGGGCGGCAACGCGGACCTGCCCACCGCGAGCGGTCGGCTGAGCGCGCCCAACATCCGCTTCGCGCAGCGCGACCTGGGGCCCCTGAGCCTCGAGGGGCGCATGGTGGGCAAGGACTTCCAGCTGTGGGGCAAGCCCGCGCGGGATGCGAACGGCTTCGTGCGCGTGAAGCTGCGCGAGCCCTTCCCCTACGACGCCTCGCTCACGCTCACGCTGCCGGAGATCCGCCCGCTGCTGCCTGCGGTGGCCGCGGCGCAGGGGCTGAGCGGCTCGGTGTCCGGCGTCATCAGCGCGCAGGGCAACTTCCGCGACCCCGCGGACGCGCAGGTGGGCGCCACCTTCGAGCGGCTGCGGCTCTCCCGCGGCGACTTCGCGGGCGAGAACGACGGCCCGGTGGTGCTCACCTTCAGCCGCGGGCGCCTGGACCTGCAGGCCTTCACCTTCCGCGGGCCCAACACCGAGCTCGCGGCGGCCGGCTGGGTGGGCCCGGAGCGGCTGGACCTGAGCATGCGCGGCGCCATGGACGTGCGCCTGCTCGAGAGCTTCGTGCCGGGGCTCGAGCGCACCGGCGGCACGCTGGAGCTCAACGCGGTGGCGAGCGGCCCCTTGCAGAGCCCCACGCTGATGGGCAGCGCCGAGCTGCGCGACGCGAAGCTCGCCCTGCGCGACCAGGCCCTGAGCGTGCGCGGGCTCAACGGCCGGCTCGAGTTCACCGAGCACCGCGTGCTGCTCGAGGACCTGCAGGGCCAGCTCAACGAGGGGCGCGTGGCGGTGCGCGGCGACGTGCGGCTCGAGCGCTTCGAGCCGCAGCAGCTGGAGCTGGGACTGCAGCTCACCGACGTGGCCTTCCGCCCGACGGAAGACCTGCCGCTCACGGCCTCCGGAGAGCTGCTGCTCAGCGGCAAGCCGGACGCGCTGCTGCTCACCGGCGACCTGGAGGTGGTGCGCCTGCGCTACCAGAAGGGCCTGGAGCTGGACGCGCTGCTGCAGGGCCTGGGGCGGCGCAGCGTGCTCAGCGCCTCCAGCGTGGAGCGCCCGCGCGAGTACCTCACCCTGGACGTGAAGGTGCACCTGGGGGACGTGCGCGTGGACAACAACCTGGCGCGCGCGAAGCTGCTGGGCGACCTGCGCCTCACCGGCACCAACACGCGCCTGGGCCTGCTCGGCACGCTGGAGGCCGCGGAGGGCAGCCGGGCCTTCTTCCGCAACAACGAGTTCGCCATCACCCAGGGCGTGCTCGAGTTCAAGGACCGCTACGCCATCGATCCGGTGTTCGACCTGCACGCCACCACCCAGGTGCGAGACCACCTGGTGAAGCTGCACGGCTTCGGGCGCATCGCGAGCCCCCAGGTGCTGCTCGCCAGCGAGCCGGACCTGCCCGAGGGCGACATCCTCAGCCTGCTCACCCTGGGCGTGATGAGTCGCGACAAGGAGGCCACCGCGGCCACCGGCGCCAGCCTCGCCGCCGAGGCCCTGTTCAACGTCTCCGGGCTGGACCGCCAGGTGCAGCGCTTCCTGCCCAAGAACCCGCTGCTGCGAGATCTGTCCTTCCAGATCTCCACCGCGTACAACGCCTCCAGCTCGCAGGTGGAGCCCACCGCACAGCTGGAGTCGAAGTTCCTCACCGAGCAGCTTAAGCTCACCATGCAGCAGCCCGTCAGCGGCCGGGGCACCCGCGCCCGCGCCGAGTACCGCTTCGACAACCGACTCTCCACCCAGGCCCAGTGGGACAACGAGCACAGCGACGCGGCGTTCGGCAACCTCGGCCTGGAGCTCAAGCTCAGCTGGCAGGTGGAGTAG
- a CDS encoding POTRA domain-containing protein, protein MELHLPAGVDTAGLSELVAVRAGQHLSTRAVRRSIERLWATGRFTDVVARVQEGGAGAGVTVVFELTPVKQLAELGIVGNVVLRDEQVRAASGLAEGRPFDPDGLDAALRAIQDAYHARGYDSAQVQVERREVPGGVSLTLVVDEGPPTRVAAVTLAGSPGLPLPELLGALGLQVGGVLERAALADGVERLRTRLREQRFYRARVDEPQVKVEGTRASISVPVQAGPQVSFHFHGNHHFTDATLRDVLAYDASEPLDAVIIGRLSRRLAAFYRHRGYHSVRVEPREVPRPDGAELVLVFEVEEGPPLVVREVRFEGNTAFDDETLRQALFERVRVSAPDTGNAPRLMDDPLAIEGRERREQLRDANAPDPSTVFVEGPYLEAADLMTAAYRERGYLQAQVRFAELVREEDTRTARARFVVHEGPQARVASLTREGFPVGGAPLPGSLAPGSVFGFPAVERDRLALGHALGRRGYLFAKVEAQTDVSADGREARVRFRAEPGPQVRVGQIILQGLGRTEESTVRANLKVRAGDVLDPEALFETQRALVLLGIFRQVTVRLLAPETVEPTKDVVVEVRERPRIDGEVAGGYFLVDGPRVQLDTAFPNVNGSGLNLNARGKLNYVGWNAQVLSGEFDCPRECEELTGLPGLGGQGTLSVAQPRLYALLPLEVGARLDVIGERVHRASYVSTRAAAVASLDWAATRWLSLSLQYQLENSRVRPLGVAGTELVSSGRPEEERTRFDYGVFGLHSLRPTATLDFRNDPVNPRRGLLLSTSAELIRGLSVAPTDAQGNPLPAFPINGLKLSGTFSVYVPAGKRAVLAASLRGGTVRQLESGARTIPPKRFFLGGSTSLRGFREDNLLPEDRRRSLHTQLADCRALLNPAGCSQEALVLLGGDSLPSQGGELFTLAKLELRVPVYRALDVGLFTEAGNLWLDPAAFDLAILRPVAGAGLRYSTPVGPLALDVGVNLHRDREVNEPSMQVHFAIGLF, encoded by the coding sequence GTGGAGCTGCACCTGCCGGCGGGCGTGGACACGGCGGGCCTGAGCGAGCTGGTGGCGGTGCGCGCAGGCCAGCACCTGAGCACGCGCGCCGTGCGCCGCTCCATCGAGCGGCTGTGGGCCACCGGCCGCTTCACGGACGTGGTGGCGCGGGTGCAGGAGGGGGGCGCAGGCGCCGGAGTGACGGTCGTCTTCGAGCTCACCCCCGTGAAGCAGCTCGCGGAGCTGGGCATCGTGGGCAACGTGGTGCTGCGCGACGAGCAGGTGCGCGCGGCGAGCGGCCTCGCCGAGGGCCGCCCCTTCGACCCGGACGGGCTGGACGCGGCGCTGCGCGCCATCCAGGACGCCTACCACGCCCGCGGCTACGACTCGGCCCAGGTGCAGGTGGAGCGCCGCGAGGTGCCCGGCGGCGTCTCGCTCACGCTGGTGGTGGACGAGGGGCCTCCCACGCGCGTGGCGGCCGTCACGCTCGCGGGCAGCCCCGGCCTGCCGCTGCCCGAGCTGCTCGGCGCGCTGGGGCTGCAGGTGGGCGGCGTGCTCGAGCGCGCCGCGCTCGCGGACGGGGTGGAGCGGCTGCGCACCCGGCTGCGCGAGCAGCGCTTCTACCGGGCGCGCGTGGACGAGCCGCAGGTGAAGGTGGAGGGCACCCGGGCCAGCATCTCGGTGCCGGTGCAGGCCGGCCCCCAGGTCAGCTTCCACTTCCACGGCAACCACCACTTCACGGACGCGACCCTGCGCGACGTGCTCGCCTACGACGCGAGCGAGCCCCTGGACGCGGTGATCATCGGGCGGCTCTCGCGCCGGCTCGCCGCCTTCTACCGCCACCGCGGCTACCACTCGGTGCGCGTGGAGCCGCGCGAGGTGCCGCGCCCGGACGGCGCCGAGCTGGTGCTGGTGTTCGAGGTGGAGGAGGGGCCCCCGCTGGTGGTGCGCGAGGTGCGCTTCGAGGGCAACACCGCCTTCGACGACGAGACCCTGCGCCAGGCGCTGTTCGAGCGCGTGCGGGTGAGCGCCCCGGACACCGGCAACGCCCCGCGCCTGATGGACGACCCGCTCGCCATCGAGGGGCGCGAGCGGCGCGAGCAGCTGCGCGATGCGAACGCGCCGGACCCCTCCACCGTGTTCGTGGAGGGCCCCTACCTGGAGGCCGCGGACCTGATGACCGCGGCCTACCGCGAGCGCGGCTACCTGCAGGCCCAGGTGCGCTTCGCCGAGCTCGTGCGCGAGGAGGACACCCGCACGGCGCGCGCGCGCTTCGTGGTGCACGAGGGGCCCCAGGCGCGCGTGGCCAGCCTCACGCGCGAGGGCTTCCCGGTGGGAGGCGCGCCGCTGCCGGGCTCGCTCGCGCCGGGCTCCGTGTTCGGCTTCCCCGCGGTGGAGCGGGACCGGCTCGCGCTCGGCCACGCGCTGGGGCGCCGCGGCTACCTCTTCGCCAAGGTGGAGGCGCAGACGGACGTCTCGGCGGACGGGCGCGAGGCGCGGGTGCGCTTCCGCGCGGAGCCGGGGCCGCAGGTGCGCGTGGGGCAGATCATCCTCCAGGGGCTGGGGCGCACCGAGGAGTCCACCGTGCGCGCGAACCTCAAGGTGCGCGCGGGCGACGTGCTCGACCCCGAGGCCCTCTTCGAGACGCAGCGCGCGCTGGTGCTGCTGGGCATCTTCCGGCAGGTGACGGTGCGCCTGCTCGCGCCGGAGACGGTGGAGCCCACCAAGGACGTGGTGGTGGAGGTGCGCGAGCGGCCGCGCATCGACGGCGAGGTGGCCGGCGGCTACTTCCTCGTGGACGGGCCCCGCGTGCAGCTGGACACGGCCTTCCCGAACGTGAACGGCAGCGGCCTCAACCTGAACGCCCGCGGCAAGCTCAACTACGTGGGCTGGAACGCGCAGGTGCTCTCCGGCGAGTTCGACTGCCCGCGCGAGTGCGAGGAGCTCACCGGCCTGCCGGGCCTCGGTGGCCAGGGCACGCTCTCGGTGGCGCAGCCGCGCCTGTACGCGCTGCTGCCCTTGGAGGTGGGCGCGCGCCTGGACGTCATCGGCGAGCGCGTGCACCGCGCCTCCTACGTGTCCACGCGCGCCGCCGCCGTGGCCAGCCTCGACTGGGCCGCCACGCGCTGGCTCTCGCTCAGCCTGCAGTACCAGCTGGAGAACAGCCGCGTGCGCCCGCTGGGCGTGGCCGGCACGGAGCTGGTGAGCAGCGGCCGCCCCGAGGAGGAGCGCACCCGCTTCGACTACGGCGTGTTCGGCCTGCACTCGCTGCGGCCCACCGCCACGCTGGACTTCCGCAACGACCCGGTGAACCCGCGCCGCGGCCTGCTGCTCTCCACCAGCGCGGAGCTCATCCGCGGCCTGAGCGTGGCGCCCACGGACGCGCAGGGAAACCCGCTGCCGGCCTTCCCCATCAACGGGCTCAAGCTCTCGGGCACCTTCAGCGTGTACGTGCCGGCGGGCAAGCGCGCGGTGCTCGCAGCCAGCCTGCGCGGCGGCACCGTGCGGCAGCTCGAGTCCGGCGCCCGCACCATCCCGCCCAAGCGCTTCTTCCTCGGCGGCTCCACCAGCCTGCGCGGCTTCCGCGAGGACAACCTGCTGCCCGAGGACCGCCGCCGCTCGCTGCACACGCAGCTCGCCGACTGCCGCGCGCTGCTCAACCCCGCTGGCTGCTCGCAGGAGGCGCTGGTGCTGCTGGGCGGCGACAGCCTGCCCAGCCAGGGCGGTGAGCTCTTCACCCTGGCGAAGCTGGAGCTGCGCGTGCCGGTGTACCGCGCCCTGGACGTGGGCCTCTTCACCGAGGCGGGCAACCTCTGGCTGGACCCGGCCGCCTTCGACCTCGCCATCCTGCGCCCGGTGGCCGGCGCGGGCCTGCGCTACAGCACGCCCGTGGGGCCGCTCGCGCTGGATGTGGGCGTGAACCTGCACCGCGACCGCGAGGTGAACGAGCCCAGCATGCAGGTGCACTTCGCCATCGGCCTGTTCTGA